GCCTGGCCCCACCCGGAAAATGCCCAGCAACCAATCCGGCTGGAGAGTGCAATGTCTATCAACGCCTACGGTGCCCATGCGGGCGACCGTCCCCTCGAACCGCTGCAGATCACCCGGCGCGCCCCTGGCGCCCATGACGTGCAGATCGATATCGCCTTCTGCGGCATCTGCCACTCGGACCTGCACCAGGTGCGCGGCGAATGGCAAGGCACGCAGTTTCCCTGTGTGCCCGGCCACGAGATCGTCGGCCGGGTCGCCTCGGTCGGCGCCCATGTGCGCGATTTCGCCCTGGGCGACCTGGTCGGCGTCGGCTGCATCGTCGACAGCTGCAAGCACTGCGCCGACTGCGACGACGGCCTGGAGAACTACTGCGCCGGCATGATCGGCACCTACAACTTCCCGACCCCGGACGCCCCCGGCTGGACCCTGGGCGGCTACTCGCAACAGATCGTGGTCCACGAACGCTACGTGCTGCGCATCCGCCACCCCGAGGCGCAACTGGCCGCCGTGGCGCCGCTGCTGTGCGCGGGCATCACCACTTATTCGCCGCTGCGCCACTGGCACGCCGGCCCCGGCAAGAAAGTCGGCGTGGTCGGTATCGGCGGCCTGGGCCACATGGGCATCAAGCTGGCCCACGCGATGGGCGCGCACGTGGTGGCCTTCACCACCTCCGAATCCAAGCGCGAAGCCGCCAGGGAACTGGGCGCCGATGACGTGGTGATCTCGCGCAACGCCGAGGAACTGGTGGCCCACGCGCACAGCTTCGACCTGATCCTCAACACGGTCGCCGCGCCCCACGACCTCGATGCGCTGCTGGCGCTGCTCAAGCGCGACGGCAGCATGGTGCTGGTGGGCGCACCGGCGACGCCACACCCCTCGCCCAATGTGTTCAACCTGATCATGCAGCGCCGGACCCTCGCCGGCTCGATGATCGGCGGCATCCCCGAGACCCAGGAGATGCTCGACTTCTGCGCCGCGCACGGCATCGTCGCCGACATCGAGCTGGTGCGCGCCGAGCAAATCAACGCGGCCTACGAACGCATGCTCAAGGGTGAGGTGAAGTACCGCTTCGTCATCGACAATGCCACCCTGGGCGCGTGACGCCCGTCACAAGGGCGGGCGCCCGCTCATTTCACCAGGCGTTTTTCCCTGGACGGCCGGTAGCCGAAATACGCGCTGTAGCACTTGCTGAAATGGCTCGGCGAGACGAAGCCGCAGGCCACCAGCACCTCGACCTGGGACAGTTCGGTGTGCTGCAACAGGCGGCGCGCCTCGGTGATGCGCAACTCCAGGTAATAGCGTTGCGGGGTGGTGCCCAACTGCTCTTTGAACAGCCGTTCGATCTGCCGCCGTGAGCGCCCGGCGTACTCTGCCAGCTGGTCCATTTGCAGCGGCTCTTCGAGGTTGGCGTCCATCAGCTTGACTACCTCGCGCAGCGGCGCGCTCAGCGACACCTGCGCGGTCGGCTTGATGCGCCGGTAGCGCGACTCCTCGAACGACAGGATGTCTTCGATCCCCTCCACCAGCGCCTTGCCGTGCAGGCCCTTGATCCACTCCAGGGCCATATGGAAGGCGCCGGCGGGGCTGGACGCGGTAAGCCGGTCGCGGTCGACGACAAAGGCCTCGCTGGTGACCTGGGTGGCCCTGGAGATTTCCGCCAGCGCCGGGCGGTGCTCCGGGTGAATCGCGCAGCGATAGCCTTCGAGCAGGCCGCCGATGCCGAGGAACCAGGCGCCGTTCCACAGCCCGGCCAGGGCGATGCCGCGTTCGGCGGCGGCCTTGAGCAGGCCGACCAGCTCGGGCCCGGCCTTGAGTTCGGTGCGGTAGCCGCCGCAGATCACCAGCAGGTCCAGGTCCTTGAGCGCTGCCAGCGTCAGCGGCGCATCGGGGCGGATCACCAGCCCGAGGTCGCTGGTGACCTCGCCGCCCTGCAGGCCGAAGGTCGTCGAGGCAAACAGCGCCGGCCGCAGCAGGTTGGCGGTGACGATGGTATCCAGGGCCTGGGTGAAGGCCGGCAGCGAGAAGTGTTCGAGCAGCAGGAAACCGGCCCGGGCATGGACCGTGGGGGTGGCCCGCGCCTCGTCCAGATAACGCAGGTTCTTGCCCTTCATGCCACCGCTGAAATCCCGTCGCTGCACCGCCATACGCCTGTTTCCCGTTCCGAACGTCGGTGCAGTGTAAATCACCGCCGGATCGCTCGTTCGTCCTCTTTCGCGGGGAAACATCCCGGGCTGCAACCGCCTCAGCCCCGATAGGCCGGATTCTCGATCAGCAGCGCCATGCCCTGCCCGCCGCCGACACAGGCCGAGGCGATGCCGTAGCGCAGGTTGTGCTCGCGCAGTTGCCGGGCCAGGGTCAGCACCAGGCGCAGGCCGCTGGCGGCCAGGGGATGGCCGAGGGCGATGGAGCCACCGCGGCGGTTGAGGCGCTCGCGGTCCAGTTCCAGCACCTGGGCCACCGCCAGCACCTGGGCTGCCTGCGCCTCGTTGATTTCCAGCAGGCCGATATCGCCCAGGCTCAGCCCGCTGCGTTGCAACAGCAATTGGATCGCCGGAGCCGGGCCGATGCCCATGAATTCCGGGGCCACCCCCACCACGGCGCTGGCCAGCAGATGGGCCAGCACCGGCCCACGGGTGCTGGAGGCGCGCGCCACCAGCGCGGCGGCCGCGCCGTCGACCAGGGCGCAGCTATTGCCGGCGGTCTGCACGCCGTCGGCATGCACCGCGCGCAGGCGCTGCAATGCCGCCAAGTCCGTGGGCCGCGGGTGGCTGTCGTGGGTCACGCGCTCCACGCCCCGTGGCAAATCCAGCTGGCGTGGCTGGTAGCCGGCCAGCTCGAAGCGCTCATTGCCCAGCGCCACCAGCTCAGGCTCGAACCAGCCCTCGCCCTGGGCCTGCAGCGCCCGCTGATGGCTGTCGAGGGCGAAGCGGTCCACCGCTTCGCGACTCAGGCCATGGCGGCGAGCGAGGTTGTCGGCGGTGGCGATCATGTCCAGGCCCGCGGCCGGGTCGTAGAGGGCTTCCCACAGGAAGTCCTTGAACCCCACCTGAGCACCGAGGCGGAAACCGTCGCGGTGGCTGTAGGCGGCGATGGGATTGCGCGACATGGATTCGCTCGCCACGCACAGGGCCAGTTGCACGCCCTGTTCCAGTTGCCAAGCAGCCTGGTGCAGCAGTTCGAAACCGGTGGCGCAGATGCGCTGCACCGCCAGCGCCGGCACCGCTTGCGGCACGCCGCTGTAGAGGCCGATGTGCCGCGGCAGCATGTAGGCATCGAAACTGGCCTGGGCCATGGAACCGGCGAGCACGCTATCCACCGCGGCGGGGTCTAACGCGGCCCGGGCCAGCACCTCGCGCCCGACCTTGATCCCCAGGTCGATCGGCGACACCTGGGCCAGGGCCCCGCCGAGATCGATCCACGGCGTACGCACGGCCTCGACGATTGCCACATCGGTAAAGCTCGAATACTGCCCGGAATGGCTCATCGGCAAGGCTCCGCCCGCAGCATCGACGGGTCTTCACCGCGGTACAGCGCCTCGACTTTGGCCGCGCGCCATTGCAGCACCGCGCGCTGGTTGATCGAACCCTTGTCGGTGATTTCACCGCGATCGATGGACGCCGGCTCGTCGAGCAGCGCGATCCATTCCAGGCGGCTGGCATTGCCACTGGCGCCGCGGTTGAGGCGTTGCAGCCAGGCGCCGAACCACTGGCGCACCGGCGCACTGGCCAGCACCTGGGCATCGCTGGCCGTCGCCGGCAGGCCGGACAGCCGCCGGCACTCGTACAGCCGGGGGAATACCAGGGCCCCCAGGCATTCGCGGTCCGGCGCAGTCACCACCAGGTCCTGGACATAGGGCGAACCTTCGAGCACCGCCCGGTTGCGCAACGGGCCGACGCTGACGAAGACCCCGGAGCCAAGCTTGAAGTCCTCGGCGATGCGCCCGTCGAACATCAGCCCCAGTTGCGGGTCGGCGGGGTCCACCAGCTTCAGCGCATCGCCGGAGCAGTAGAAGCCCTGCGCGTCGAACGCCGCGGCGGTCTGCTGCGGCGCGCGCCAGTAGCCCGGCATGATGTGCGGCCCGCGAAAGCGCCCCTCGAGCTTGCCGTCCACCGGCACCAGGCGCACTTCGCAGCCCGGCGCCGGCAGGCCGATGTAACCGGCCATGGACAGCGGCCCAGTGGTGAAGGTGCAGGACGGCGCCGCCTCGGTCATGCCGAGCCCGGCCATCATGCGGATGCGTTCGCCGCAATGGGCTTCGGCCACCCGGTCGAGGCGATCCCAGGTGCGCTGGGACAGCCCCGCCGCGGCGAAGAAGAACAGCTTGACCCGCGAGAAGAAACGCTCGCGCAACTCGGCGTCCTGCTCCAGGGCGCCGACCAGTTCTTCCCAGCCCTTGGGCACGGTCAGGTAGGCGGTGGGCGCGATCTCCCTGAGGTTGCGCAGGGTCTCGACAAACCCCTGGGCCGTGGGCTTGCCGTCGTCCAGGTAAAAGGTGCCGCCGTTGTAGAGCACGATGCCCAGGTTGTGGCTGCCGCCGAAGGTGTGGTTCCACGGCAGCCAGTCCACCAGCACCGGCGGCTCTTCGCCGAACACCGGGAAGGTCTGCAATAGCATCTGCTGGTTGGCGCAGAGCATGCGCTGGGTGGTGATCACCGCCTTGGGCAGCTTGGTCGAGCCCGAGGTGAACAGGAACTTGGCGATGCTGTCCGGGCCGGTGGCGGCGAACGCCGCTTCGGCCTCGGCGCCGCCGGGTTCCTGCAACAGGCTGGCGAAGCGGATCTGCGCCCGCCCCGCCACCCTGCCCCGGGCCACCACCAGCGGCGTGTCGGCGGGCAGCACGGCCTCGATCGCCCGCTCGAAGGCCGCGCCGTCGCTGACGAACACCAGCCCGGGCTGCAACAGGTCGCAGACATGCCGCAGCTTGGCAAAATCCTCGGACAGCAACGAATAGGCCGGCGACACCGGGCAATAGGGAATGCCCGCGTACAGGGCGCCCAGCGCCAGTTGCAGGTGCTCGATATCGTTGCCGGACAGCAGCACCAGCGGGCGCTCCGCCGACAGCCCGCGTCCCAGCAGGCCCTGGGCGATGGCGCGAACGCTCACGAGCATCTCGGCGTAGCTCACCCGGCGCCAGTCGCCTCCGTCCTGGCGGGCGGCGATAAAGGTCTGCTGCGGCCGCACCTGGGCCCAATGCAGCAGGCGATCCAGCAGGCGTCGGGGCAGCTCGCCCAGGGGTTCGCGGGAGCGCATCTGCAGGATGCCCTGCTCCTGGCTGACCTCGACCGCGGGACGGGCGATGGACACCGGGCGATAACGGGGCGCCTCGGCCTCGGCCTGGTCCTGGTCCTGGCGAGGCGGCGATCTGAATTCGGAATTCACGTGTTTGTCCTCCATCGAGGCCGCTACCGGGTTCTGCCGGAAACAAGCGGCCTGGTCATTGTCGGGCCCGCAAGCCGGCTCTTCAGATCGGGTAGTGCCGCGGCCCGTGCTGCAGGGTCACCCAGCGCAACTGGGTGAACTGCTCGATGGCCGCCTGGCCGCCGAAACTGCCGTAGCCGCTGGCCTTGACCCCGCCGAACGGCATCTGCGCCTCATCGTGCACGGTCGGGCCGTTGATATGGCAGATGCCCGACTCGAGCCGCTGGGCCAGGGCCAGGGCGCGGCTGGTATCGCGGCTGAAGATCGCTGCCGACAGGCCGAACTCGGAGTCGTTGGCCAGGCGCAGCAAGTCTTCGTCGCCCTCGCCGCGCAGCACCACCGCCACCGGCCCGAAGGACTCTTCGCGGTACAGGCGCATGGCGGCGGTGACGCCGTCGAGCAAGGTCGGCTGCAGGATGCTGCCGTGCAACTGCCCGCCCGCGACCAGCGTCGCGCCCTTGGCCAGGGCATCGTCGATCAGGCCCTTGATCCGCTCGCCGGCGCTGGCGTCCACCAGCGATCCCAGCACCGAGCCGGCAGCCTCGGGGTCACCCGCCGGCAAGCGGGCGATCTTCGCCGCCAGCTGGTCGACGAAGGCATCGGCCACCCGCGCATCGACCACCAGGCGCTCGGTGGACATGCAGATCTGCCCCTGGTTGAAGAAGGCGCCAAAGGCCGCGGCCTGCACCGCCGCCTCCAGGTCGGCGTCGTCCAGCACCAGCAGCGGCGCCTTGCCGCCCAGTTCCAGCAGGGCCGGCTTGAGATGGCGCGCCGCCAGTTCGCCGACGATGCGCCCGACCCGGGTCGAGCCGGTGAAGTTGACCCGGCGCACCGCCGGGTGGGCGATCAGCCGCTCGACAATCGCCGGGGCATCCTCGGGCGCGTTGCTGATGACATTGACCACGCCGTCGCCCAGGCCGGCGTCCTGCAGCACCTGGCCGATCAGCCGGTGCACCGCCGGGCTCAGCTCGGAGGCCTTGAGCACCACGGTATTGCCGCAGGCCAGCGGCATGGCGATGGCCCGGGTGGCGAGGATCACCGGGGCGTTCCACGGCGCGATCCCCAGCACCACGCCGCAGGGCTGACGCAGGGCCATGGCGAAACTGCCGGGCACATCGGAGGGGATGACCTCGCCCTTGACCTGGGTGGTCATCGCCGCGGCTTCGCGCAACAGGTTGGCCGCCAGTTGCACGTTGAAGCCGTACCAGT
This portion of the Pseudomonas sp. MRSN 12121 genome encodes:
- a CDS encoding NAD(P)-dependent alcohol dehydrogenase is translated as MSINAYGAHAGDRPLEPLQITRRAPGAHDVQIDIAFCGICHSDLHQVRGEWQGTQFPCVPGHEIVGRVASVGAHVRDFALGDLVGVGCIVDSCKHCADCDDGLENYCAGMIGTYNFPTPDAPGWTLGGYSQQIVVHERYVLRIRHPEAQLAAVAPLLCAGITTYSPLRHWHAGPGKKVGVVGIGGLGHMGIKLAHAMGAHVVAFTTSESKREAARELGADDVVISRNAEELVAHAHSFDLILNTVAAPHDLDALLALLKRDGSMVLVGAPATPHPSPNVFNLIMQRRTLAGSMIGGIPETQEMLDFCAAHGIVADIELVRAEQINAAYERMLKGEVKYRFVIDNATLGA
- a CDS encoding feruloyl-CoA synthase yields the protein MNSEFRSPPRQDQDQAEAEAPRYRPVSIARPAVEVSQEQGILQMRSREPLGELPRRLLDRLLHWAQVRPQQTFIAARQDGGDWRRVSYAEMLVSVRAIAQGLLGRGLSAERPLVLLSGNDIEHLQLALGALYAGIPYCPVSPAYSLLSEDFAKLRHVCDLLQPGLVFVSDGAAFERAIEAVLPADTPLVVARGRVAGRAQIRFASLLQEPGGAEAEAAFAATGPDSIAKFLFTSGSTKLPKAVITTQRMLCANQQMLLQTFPVFGEEPPVLVDWLPWNHTFGGSHNLGIVLYNGGTFYLDDGKPTAQGFVETLRNLREIAPTAYLTVPKGWEELVGALEQDAELRERFFSRVKLFFFAAAGLSQRTWDRLDRVAEAHCGERIRMMAGLGMTEAAPSCTFTTGPLSMAGYIGLPAPGCEVRLVPVDGKLEGRFRGPHIMPGYWRAPQQTAAAFDAQGFYCSGDALKLVDPADPQLGLMFDGRIAEDFKLGSGVFVSVGPLRNRAVLEGSPYVQDLVVTAPDRECLGALVFPRLYECRRLSGLPATASDAQVLASAPVRQWFGAWLQRLNRGASGNASRLEWIALLDEPASIDRGEITDKGSINQRAVLQWRAAKVEALYRGEDPSMLRAEPCR
- a CDS encoding aldehyde dehydrogenase, coding for MLDVPLLIGGRSCPARDGRTFERRNPVTGALVSRVAAATLEDADAAVAAAQAAFPTWAALAPNERRSRLLRAAEQLQAHSAQFIAAAGETGAMANWYGFNVQLAANLLREAAAMTTQVKGEVIPSDVPGSFAMALRQPCGVVLGIAPWNAPVILATRAIAMPLACGNTVVLKASELSPAVHRLIGQVLQDAGLGDGVVNVISNAPEDAPAIVERLIAHPAVRRVNFTGSTRVGRIVGELAARHLKPALLELGGKAPLLVLDDADLEAAVQAAAFGAFFNQGQICMSTERLVVDARVADAFVDQLAAKIARLPAGDPEAAGSVLGSLVDASAGERIKGLIDDALAKGATLVAGGQLHGSILQPTLLDGVTAAMRLYREESFGPVAVVLRGEGDEDLLRLANDSEFGLSAAIFSRDTSRALALAQRLESGICHINGPTVHDEAQMPFGGVKASGYGSFGGQAAIEQFTQLRWVTLQHGPRHYPI
- a CDS encoding GlxA family transcriptional regulator, with the translated sequence MAVQRRDFSGGMKGKNLRYLDEARATPTVHARAGFLLLEHFSLPAFTQALDTIVTANLLRPALFASTTFGLQGGEVTSDLGLVIRPDAPLTLAALKDLDLLVICGGYRTELKAGPELVGLLKAAAERGIALAGLWNGAWFLGIGGLLEGYRCAIHPEHRPALAEISRATQVTSEAFVVDRDRLTASSPAGAFHMALEWIKGLHGKALVEGIEDILSFEESRYRRIKPTAQVSLSAPLREVVKLMDANLEEPLQMDQLAEYAGRSRRQIERLFKEQLGTTPQRYYLELRITEARRLLQHTELSQVEVLVACGFVSPSHFSKCYSAYFGYRPSREKRLVK
- a CDS encoding thiolase family protein translates to MSHSGQYSSFTDVAIVEAVRTPWIDLGGALAQVSPIDLGIKVGREVLARAALDPAAVDSVLAGSMAQASFDAYMLPRHIGLYSGVPQAVPALAVQRICATGFELLHQAAWQLEQGVQLALCVASESMSRNPIAAYSHRDGFRLGAQVGFKDFLWEALYDPAAGLDMIATADNLARRHGLSREAVDRFALDSHQRALQAQGEGWFEPELVALGNERFELAGYQPRQLDLPRGVERVTHDSHPRPTDLAALQRLRAVHADGVQTAGNSCALVDGAAAALVARASSTRGPVLAHLLASAVVGVAPEFMGIGPAPAIQLLLQRSGLSLGDIGLLEINEAQAAQVLAVAQVLELDRERLNRRGGSIALGHPLAASGLRLVLTLARQLREHNLRYGIASACVGGGQGMALLIENPAYRG